The genomic window GCTGTTTGGGCACCAGGGCCTTGCCTTTCCGCAGTTGATTCCAGCGCCGCACCTGGGCGGGACTCACGTCATAGCGCTCCGCCACGTCGGCCACCGTTTCTCCGCGCTTCACCGAGTGCCGAATCCGGCGGTATTGGGGTTTCTCCGCCGCTTTGGCCGCCGCGGCCAGCGCCGCCGCTGCCGAGTCGGCCGGGGGGAGGGCCGGTACCAGGGGCGTAATGGGGCGGGGTGGGGGCACTACCACTTTGCAGAAGTCCAGCACCGTGGCACGGTCCAGCAGCGCCAGCTCGGTCCGCACGCAGGCGGGCACCGTCAGCTTGTAATTCTGGATGGATTCGGGTAGGTAGGTCTTGCGGATTTCGGGGTTGTAGCGCCCCAGCGCGGCCGAGTCGAGGCCAAACTGGGCCGAGAACTTGCGCAAGTCCAGGCTGCGGCCCGAAATAACCAGCGTGTCGGTGGCTTCGGGGTAGAGGTAGCGCAGCGAGTCGTTGTGCAGGCCGTGCTCCTTGGCGTACTGCAACGTGTACATGGCCGCCGTGAAGGTGGGCACGTAGTTGCGGGTTTCCTTAGGCAGCTGCGGATACAGGTCCCAGAAGGTCTTTTTGCCGGTGCGCTTCATGGCCCGCTGCACGTTGCCGCCGCCCCAGTTGTAGGCCGCCAGCACCAGCTCCCAGTCGCCAAAGAGGCGGTACAGGTCGCGCAGGTATTTGCAGGCCGCCTCCGTCGACTTCTCCGGGTTCATCCGCTCGTCGATGTACTCGTTCTGCACCAGCCGCATGTCGCGCCCGGTAGGGCCCATAAACTGCCACAAACCCACGGCACCCACCCGGGAGCGGGCCGTGGGCAGCAAGGCCGATTCCACCACGGCCAGGTATTTCAGATCCTGAGGCAGGTGGTACTTGGCCAGATACTTCTCAAACAGCGGGAAATACAGGTTTTGCCGCTCTAGAATCCGCTGGGTGTAGCCCCGGTTGCGCAAAGTGAAGTAGTTCACGAAGCTCATCACCGTGCCATTGAACACGTGCGGCATGTCGGTGTCGAGGCAGGCCACCCGGTCGCCGACTAGGTCCTGCAGGCCGGGCGGGGTTTGCAGCCACACCAGCCGGGCCGAGTCCTGGGCCGATTGGGGTTCCGCCACCAGCGAGTCGAGGGGCTGGGTGAGCTGCACGCGCACCGTGTCGTTGCTGCGCGTGCCGGCCGGATTCAGTTCGGGTTGTACTTGCGCCGCGCTGGGGCGGGCCGTAAAAGCCAGGAGCAGAAAAGGGGCGGCAACGCGCAGCAACGGCTTTTTCATCAGGGAATGGCTGGAGTGAGGGATTCCGTGAGCGAATTGGCAAAGGCCAGCAGATGCTCCTCGCGGAACGCGCCGCTGAGTATCTGCACGCCAATGGGCAGCCCGGCTGAGTCGACCCCGGCCGGTACCGAAATGGCCGGTACGCCCGCCAGGGAAGCCTGTACGGTAAAAATGTCGGCCAGATACATAGCCAGGGCATCTTTCTGGTTTTCGCCAATCTTGAACGCCGTAGTCGGCGTGGTGGGCAGTACCAGGAAATCGTACTGGCGCAGCAGCTCGTCGGTCTTGTCCTTAATCAAACGACGAACCCGCTGGGCTTTAGTATAATAGGCGTCGTAATAGTCGGCCGACAGCACGAAGGTGCCCAGCAGAATTCGGCGCTGCACCTCGGGGCCAAAGCCCTGGGCGCGGGTTTTCTTGTAGAGCGACTCCAGATCGGTAGCATCCGGGGCGCGGTAGCCGTACTTCACCCCGTCGAAACGGCTCAGGTTGGAGCTGGCTTCGGCCGTGGTCAGAATGTAGTACGAGGGCACGATGTAGTCGAGGTAGGGGAAGTCCACGGCATCTACCACGTGGCCCTGGCCGCGCAGCGTGTCCAGGGTTTCTTCCACCGCCGCCTTAATTTCGGGGTTCAGACCGGGCCGCTCCATCGTGTCGCGGATATAGCCGACGCGGTAATGGGGCGCGGGCGTGAGCAACTCGCTGTAGGCCGGCACGGGCTGCTGGCTCACGGTCGAGTCAAACTCGTCGGGGCCGGCCATTACTTCCAGCAGCAGGGCCGCGTCTTCCACCGAGCGGGTCAGGGTGCCGATCTGGTCGAACGACGAAGCATAGGCTACCAAACCGTAGCGCGAAATGCGCGAGTAGGTCGGTTTAAAGCCCACAACACCGCAAAATGCCGCTGGCTGCCGCACCGAGCCGCCGGTATCCGAGCCAATCGAGGCCAGGCACAAGTCGGCCTGCACGGCCACGGCCGAGCCTCCCGACGAGCCGCCGGGGACCCGCTCGGGGTCAATTTCGTTGCGGGCCGGCCCGAAGTAGGACGTCTCGTTGGAAGCGCCCATGGCAAACTCGTCGCAGTTCTGCCGGCCGATGATGATGGCGTCTTCGTCGAGCAGGCGCTGCACGGCCGTACCGGTAAAGAGCGACTTGAAGCCGTCCAGGATGTGGCTGCTGCTTTGCAGGGCGTGGTCTTTATAGGCCAGTACGTCCTTCAGCCCGATGACCATGCCGGCCAGCTTACCGGCGCTGCCGGCGGCTAGTTTGGCATCCACGGCCTCGGCCTGGGCGCGGGCTTCCTCGGGCCACACTTCCAGAAAAGCATTCAAATGGCTTTTCTTCTGGATGTTATCCAGATAATACTCCACGAGCTGACGGCAGGTCGTGGTGCCTGCCGTCAGCTCGTTGCGAACTTCCGTAAGAGAGGTAAAGCGTCTCAAGTGGTTGCTATCAGTTGGTCATTTGATCAAGGCGGGGCCGCTCTTCCGGGGTCGGCACCGGGGGCGTAATGCCGCCGTCCATGGGCGGCGCTACCGGAGTAGCAGGAGCCGAGTAAGCCACGTTGGCATTATCGGCGGCATTGGGATGCACGGGCGTGGTGGGCTGCTCGGCCGCAGCGGGAGCTGGGTACACGGGCGGCGCTTGGTAGCCGGCGTTGGGGTTGTGGCGGGGCTGATCGGCGTTTTCAAACTCGCTGCGAATTTCGCGCGACGCGTCTTTGAATTCGCGGATGCCTTTACCCAGGCCCCGGGCCAGTTCGGGAATCTTGTTGGCGCCGAAGAAGATCAGGATAACGACCATGATCAGCATGATTTCGCCGCCGCCAAGGTCGCCCAGGAAGAGGAATGTGGGAGTCTGCATGATAGTCAAGAGTTACAGACGGGGTTGATTCGGGTCGTTGGGGTTCACCGGCCGGTCCCGAAACTCGGGCTGCTCGTCCTTAGAAGCATCCTTAAACTCGCGGATGCCCTTGCCCAAGCCTTTGGCCAGCTCCGGAATGCGCTTGGCACCGAACAACAAGATAATAACAAAAAGAATCAGCAGAATTTCGGTCGTGCCGAAGTTGCCGATCAGGAAAAGCGAGGCAAGTGTCATAAACGGTTGGCCCAGGGCCGGTTTGGAGTGGCAAAGCTTATTGTACGCGAATAAGAGCCGGTTAGGATTGGTAAAAGTACCCGATAATTTTCAAATCAGTTCACCGGCAGTAGTTCACAAGAAATTATTCAGCCCCTAGTTCAATCCATTTTTGCCGGCAACTACGTAGGGGCAAGGATGCCCAAAGGGTAGAACAGGGGCGCTGGTCGTTTCGTGCCAGACCGTAGCCACTCTACATGCAATTCAATTGGGTAGTTCGGGTCTTTGTCCTAAGACATTTTAACTTTGAATTGTTATGGTGGGGGCAGCCTCCTGCCTTCCCCGATGACCAACCAATGCCAGCGAAAACCAGCCCTGCCTTTTCTTCTAGCTCCCTGACCAGCTACTCCTCGCGCGACACCCGGGAAACCGACCGCCTGGAAGCCCTACGCAACTACCAGATTCTGGACACGCCTGCTGAAGAAGTGTTTGATAATCTGGCCAAGCTGGCGGCTTGCATCTGCGGCACGCCCATTTCGCTGGTGTCCCTGATTGACGCCGAGCGGCAGTGGTTCAAGGCCAACGTGGGGCTGGAAGGCGTGGAAAGCACTGACCGCGAAATATCGTTTTGCCAGCACGCCATGTACGGCAATGATATTTATGAAGTGGAGGACGCCGGCAAGGACCCGCTGTTCAGCAACAACCCATTGGTGACCAACGACCCGGGCATTCGTTTCTACGCCGGGGCCCCGCTGGTCACGCCCGAAGGCCAGGCGCTGGGCACACTGTGCGCCATCGACCGGGTACCGCGCCGCCTAACCGAGCAGCAGCGCGAGGCCCTGCGCATTCTGGCCCGCGAAGTAGTGGCCCACCTGGAGCTGCGCCGCGCCCGGCTGCAACTGGAGCAGGAGCAACGCAAGCTCGACGGTCTGCTGCGCATGGCCAACGACGCGGCCGACTCGCTCTACATGGCCAGCCGCAACGAGCTCTTCATTAAGCAGGACCACAAGCTGGTGCGCGTCAGCGCCACCGATATTCGCTACGTGGAGGCTTTGGGTGATTACGTCAATATTTACGCCGGCCGCGACCGGCACACGGTGTATAGCACCATGAAGGAGCTCGAAACCAAGCTGCCGCCCCGCGAATTTGCCCGCGTACACCGCAAGTACATCGTGCGCCTCGACCGGATAGTGGCCATTGAGGCCGACGCCGTCGTGGTAGATACTGGCCGCGGGACAGAAGGCGCCAGCAACTTATTGCCCGTACCCATCGGGAGTTCTTACAAAGCAGGCTTGCTCAATCGGCTGAATCTAGTGTAGCGTTTGGCCAGATAGAAAAACCTATCCTTGGCCGAGAAATATTACACTTTCAGCGAAAGATGCTGGGATTTGAGAGAGGGTCACCTATCTTTCGTCCTGTTATCAAGGAATGCTTCGTGGCGAGTGGAGGCGGCAACGCTTTAGCAGCTGCGGGGAGGTTTCTGGTAGCTAAGTTTGTTTTCATAGCTCAGAAAGGCACCGTACCCTGTACGGTGTTTTTTTATGTCCTTTACGGTCGAGCTTACTTGCGGCCCAGCCAGTTCTCCGGATTCAGGTTGGAGCTGTTGCGCCACACTTGAAACTGTACCTCCGAGGTACCATCGGGGCTGGTATACACGGTGCCAATCTGCTGGCGCATATCCACGTGCTGGCCTTCGGTAACGCTCACGCTGCGCAGCTTGGCGTACACGGTGAAGTACTCGCCGTGCTGAATCATGACGATGTTGTTCATGCCCGCAATGCTGGCCACGGTGAGCACCTTACCCTCGAAGATGGCCCGAACCGGCTCCCCGGCGCTGGTCTGAATATCCACGCCCCGGTTTTCGACAATCACGTTTTTGAGCACCGGGTGGGCATGGCGGCCGAAGCGCTGGGAAATAAAGCCCTTGGACACCGGCCACAGCAGCCGGCCGCGGTTGTCGGCAAAGGACGAGGAAAGCTCTGCCGTTTCGGGCGTGAGCGTCACTTTATCGACGCGCTCCACGGCTTCTTCCTCGGCAGCGGCGGCGGCGGCAGTAGCGGCCCGGGAAGGAGAACTGGGGCGGGCGGCGGTACCGGCCGAGCCGGAGTTGGCGCGGGCGGCGTTGGCCCGCGCCCGGGCCGCGGCGGCGCGGGCCGCCGCCCGGGCCGCCCGGGCAATTTCTTCCCGCACCCGCTCGGCAATCAGGTTATCGAGGCGGCCCACGGCCTGCTGGCGCTCGGCCAGCTCCTGGCGCAGACTTTCCTCCTGCTGGCTAAGCTTGGTCACGACCTGGTCCTGCTGGGTTTTGAGCGTGACCAGGTTGCGGTTTTCAGTGAGCTGGGTGGTGAGCAGGGAGCTTTTCTCCTGCTTTTTAGCCGTGAGGCCGGTCAGCTGCTGGCTTAGGCGCTGCTTGGTGCTGGCAATCTGGGCGGCCTGGGCCTGGCGCACTTCCGAGTACTGGCGGATGTAGCGCAGACGCAGCATGAACTGGTTAAACGACTCGGCCGCAAACAGGAACATGATGCGGTTGTAGCTGTTGGCCGTTTTGGAGGAGGCGTAAATCATCCGCGCGTACTCGGCCCGCAGCTGCTCCAGGCTCTGCTGGGTTTTCTGCACCTGCGTCTCGGTCTGCCGCACATCCGATTCGATGTACTTCAGATCCGAGGAAATATTCTTGATGACGCCCTGCTGCACGGTCAGCTTTTCCTTCAGGGCGTTGAGCTGGCCCACGGAGGCTTCCTTCTGCTTCTGGGTTTGCTCCAGAATCCGGCTGGTTTCCTGAATCCGCTTGAGCGTGGCGCGCCGCTCCCGCAGCAGCTGGGCCTTGGTTTTGGGCTTAGAGCTGCTGCTGCGGCTGGTGCGCTGCTGGGCCCCGGCCGGTCCGCTCTGCAAAGCCAGCACACTTACCACCGCCAAGAAAAAGGCGGTGCGCTTACTTTTTGCGAAC from Hymenobacter chitinivorans DSM 11115 includes these protein-coding regions:
- a CDS encoding LysM peptidoglycan-binding domain-containing protein, producing the protein MKKPLLRVAAPFLLLAFTARPSAAQVQPELNPAGTRSNDTVRVQLTQPLDSLVAEPQSAQDSARLVWLQTPPGLQDLVGDRVACLDTDMPHVFNGTVMSFVNYFTLRNRGYTQRILERQNLYFPLFEKYLAKYHLPQDLKYLAVVESALLPTARSRVGAVGLWQFMGPTGRDMRLVQNEYIDERMNPEKSTEAACKYLRDLYRLFGDWELVLAAYNWGGGNVQRAMKRTGKKTFWDLYPQLPKETRNYVPTFTAAMYTLQYAKEHGLHNDSLRYLYPEATDTLVISGRSLDLRKFSAQFGLDSAALGRYNPEIRKTYLPESIQNYKLTVPACVRTELALLDRATVLDFCKVVVPPPRPITPLVPALPPADSAAAALAAAAKAAEKPQYRRIRHSVKRGETVADVAERYDVSPAQVRRWNQLRKGKALVPKQQLVVFVPIEASETPAPAVAAVVRKAAVPAKLPLPGEKPEKEAVAKAVAQEVAAITTKPTKAAPVAADKDSTEEATPEKAVAAAPVRPARSSREREAAAEAKSAAGATADDDSLPAEYTVRRGDNLTKLARERGLTVAQLMSWNSLATEAVVPGQKLLFRAPTEAEATVAAKTVARRTPAKPTTAPAAEVLPAPKVHLVQPGDTLYNISRRYQGVTVEQLRRLNHLKSDEVKPGQKLLVQG
- the gatA gene encoding Asp-tRNA(Asn)/Glu-tRNA(Gln) amidotransferase subunit GatA, producing MRRFTSLTEVRNELTAGTTTCRQLVEYYLDNIQKKSHLNAFLEVWPEEARAQAEAVDAKLAAGSAGKLAGMVIGLKDVLAYKDHALQSSSHILDGFKSLFTGTAVQRLLDEDAIIIGRQNCDEFAMGASNETSYFGPARNEIDPERVPGGSSGGSAVAVQADLCLASIGSDTGGSVRQPAAFCGVVGFKPTYSRISRYGLVAYASSFDQIGTLTRSVEDAALLLEVMAGPDEFDSTVSQQPVPAYSELLTPAPHYRVGYIRDTMERPGLNPEIKAAVEETLDTLRGQGHVVDAVDFPYLDYIVPSYYILTTAEASSNLSRFDGVKYGYRAPDATDLESLYKKTRAQGFGPEVQRRILLGTFVLSADYYDAYYTKAQRVRRLIKDKTDELLRQYDFLVLPTTPTTAFKIGENQKDALAMYLADIFTVQASLAGVPAISVPAGVDSAGLPIGVQILSGAFREEHLLAFANSLTESLTPAIP
- the tatA gene encoding twin-arginine translocase TatA/TatE family subunit translates to MQTPTFLFLGDLGGGEIMLIMVVILIFFGANKIPELARGLGKGIREFKDASREIRSEFENADQPRHNPNAGYQAPPVYPAPAAAEQPTTPVHPNAADNANVAYSAPATPVAPPMDGGITPPVPTPEERPRLDQMTN
- the tatA gene encoding twin-arginine translocase TatA/TatE family subunit; protein product: MTLASLFLIGNFGTTEILLILFVIILLFGAKRIPELAKGLGKGIREFKDASKDEQPEFRDRPVNPNDPNQPRL
- a CDS encoding GAF domain-containing DNA-binding protein, whose amino-acid sequence is MPAKTSPAFSSSSLTSYSSRDTRETDRLEALRNYQILDTPAEEVFDNLAKLAACICGTPISLVSLIDAERQWFKANVGLEGVESTDREISFCQHAMYGNDIYEVEDAGKDPLFSNNPLVTNDPGIRFYAGAPLVTPEGQALGTLCAIDRVPRRLTEQQREALRILAREVVAHLELRRARLQLEQEQRKLDGLLRMANDAADSLYMASRNELFIKQDHKLVRVSATDIRYVEALGDYVNIYAGRDRHTVYSTMKELETKLPPREFARVHRKYIVRLDRIVAIEADAVVVDTGRGTEGASNLLPVPIGSSYKAGLLNRLNLV
- a CDS encoding murein hydrolase activator EnvC family protein encodes the protein MFAKSKRTAFFLAVVSVLALQSGPAGAQQRTSRSSSSKPKTKAQLLRERRATLKRIQETSRILEQTQKQKEASVGQLNALKEKLTVQQGVIKNISSDLKYIESDVRQTETQVQKTQQSLEQLRAEYARMIYASSKTANSYNRIMFLFAAESFNQFMLRLRYIRQYSEVRQAQAAQIASTKQRLSQQLTGLTAKKQEKSSLLTTQLTENRNLVTLKTQQDQVVTKLSQQEESLRQELAERQQAVGRLDNLIAERVREEIARAARAAARAAAARARANAARANSGSAGTAARPSSPSRAATAAAAAAEEEAVERVDKVTLTPETAELSSSFADNRGRLLWPVSKGFISQRFGRHAHPVLKNVIVENRGVDIQTSAGEPVRAIFEGKVLTVASIAGMNNIVMIQHGEYFTVYAKLRSVSVTEGQHVDMRQQIGTVYTSPDGTSEVQFQVWRNSSNLNPENWLGRK